One genomic region from Fictibacillus marinisediminis encodes:
- a CDS encoding vanadium-dependent haloperoxidase — MAKRNQSNNKKKCLIGPLNGQKRSEKAFRVRHKAACSQMELPLTEHPCNGDEQLYPTKIGSFSKGLPHNSLGEVDLQAYNQFIKALKTGNKDDFESIPLGGNAKLSNPQAAYVFDLAGTDCHNLDIAVPPSFKSAWAAGEMAELYWQALTRDVSFHEYRTHPLTMEAASELSSFSDFRGPKAGGKVTTGTLFRGITPGDLIGPYISQFLWKNVPYGGTTIVQHYRTTLAGSDHMTSYDQWLEIQNGSTPAAPLFDPTPRYIRNGRDLSEYVHQDFSFQGPLSACLVLLSFGREALDIYNPYLKSETQDGFITFGAPHILDLVTKVARAALEAAWFQKYLVNRRLRPEEFGGRVHNHLMGAASYPINSELLHSQVISKVFSQFHSYLLPMSYPEGCPIHPAYPAGHAAIAGAGATVLKAFFKESFKIPNPVTASSDGHSLLPYSGKPLTIGGELNKLAANISLGRNTAGVHWRSDGIEGMKLGEAVAISILSDYSATYHEKFIGFSFTKFDGTRITIK, encoded by the coding sequence ATGGCAAAAAGAAACCAGTCCAATAATAAAAAAAAGTGTTTAATCGGACCTTTAAATGGACAAAAGCGCAGTGAGAAAGCATTTCGTGTTCGTCATAAGGCAGCATGTTCACAAATGGAGCTTCCCCTTACTGAACATCCATGTAATGGTGACGAACAATTGTATCCTACTAAAATTGGCAGCTTTTCTAAGGGGCTGCCGCATAATTCCCTTGGCGAGGTTGACCTTCAGGCCTATAACCAATTTATTAAGGCTCTAAAAACCGGGAACAAAGACGATTTTGAATCCATTCCTCTCGGCGGTAACGCCAAGCTTTCAAATCCTCAAGCCGCATATGTATTTGATCTTGCGGGAACGGATTGCCACAACTTGGATATTGCTGTTCCTCCTTCCTTCAAAAGTGCTTGGGCGGCTGGTGAGATGGCTGAACTATATTGGCAGGCGCTGACCCGGGATGTGTCTTTTCATGAGTACCGCACCCATCCACTGACCATGGAGGCAGCTTCAGAGTTATCGTCATTTTCTGATTTTCGCGGGCCAAAAGCCGGCGGCAAAGTCACAACGGGTACGCTATTTCGCGGGATTACACCTGGTGACCTAATTGGCCCTTATATTTCGCAATTTCTTTGGAAAAACGTCCCCTATGGCGGGACAACAATCGTTCAGCATTATCGTACAACTTTGGCGGGGTCTGATCATATGACATCCTATGATCAATGGCTGGAGATCCAGAACGGCTCAACTCCTGCTGCACCGTTATTCGACCCCACACCCCGCTATATCCGTAATGGAAGGGATCTGAGTGAATATGTTCATCAGGACTTTTCCTTCCAGGGTCCGCTTTCCGCTTGTTTAGTTCTGCTCAGTTTCGGCAGGGAAGCATTAGATATATACAATCCCTACCTTAAATCAGAAACCCAGGATGGTTTTATTACCTTCGGCGCCCCGCATATTCTGGATTTAGTTACGAAAGTGGCGCGGGCAGCACTTGAGGCCGCCTGGTTCCAAAAGTATCTTGTCAACCGCAGACTCCGTCCCGAGGAGTTCGGAGGACGCGTCCACAACCATTTGATGGGTGCCGCAAGCTACCCGATAAACTCAGAACTCCTCCATTCCCAGGTCATTTCAAAAGTGTTCAGCCAGTTCCACAGCTACTTGCTTCCTATGTCGTATCCGGAAGGCTGCCCAATCCATCCGGCTTATCCAGCTGGCCACGCAGCCATCGCTGGGGCCGGTGCCACTGTTCTCAAAGCATTCTTTAAAGAATCGTTCAAGATTCCAAATCCAGTCACCGCCAGTTCGGATGGCCACTCATTGCTTCCTTATTCAGGAAAACCTTTGACCATAGGCGGGGAATTGAATAAACTAGCCGCCAATATCTCCCTAGGCCGCAACACAGCCGGCGTCCATTGGCGTTCAGATGGGATCGAGGGGATGAAGCTTGGGGAAGCTGTCGCAATCAGCATTCTTAGTGACTACAGCGCGACCTACCATGAGAAATTCATTGGTTTCTCATTCACTAAGTTTGACGGGACTCGGATCACAATCAAGTAG
- a CDS encoding superoxide dismutase yields MNEKTYQESLLKWCEDIKITWESVREQLINIDNPSLQQWEDTFLLLKNEIEMENGIHDHHELSKKATSLYDNLNGFLNRAELLSSHNEDERIQVVPIGGHRLPSLPYPYNGLEPVISEEIMRLHHDKHHQSYVDGLNRAELEMLKARENGDFHLIKHWEREAAFHGSGHYLHTIFWRIMSPHGGGIPSDHLSRAIYNTFGSFEKFKNQFSEAAKNVEAVGWAILVWAPRSHRLEILTAEKHQNLTQWDVIPLLVLDVWEHAYYLQYKNERAKYIDNWWKIVNWREVEQRYNQAKTIVWHPF; encoded by the coding sequence ATAAATGAAAAAACGTATCAAGAATCATTATTGAAATGGTGTGAAGATATCAAAATAACTTGGGAATCAGTTCGAGAACAGTTAATAAATATCGACAATCCTAGTCTTCAACAATGGGAAGACACCTTCTTATTATTAAAAAATGAAATAGAAATGGAAAACGGCATACATGATCATCATGAATTAAGTAAGAAAGCAACCTCCTTATATGATAACCTTAATGGCTTCTTAAACCGGGCTGAACTGTTATCCAGTCATAACGAAGATGAAAGAATTCAAGTCGTCCCAATCGGGGGACATCGATTACCTTCTCTTCCTTATCCATATAATGGTTTAGAGCCTGTCATTTCAGAAGAAATCATGAGATTACATCATGATAAACATCATCAAAGCTATGTAGATGGACTTAATAGAGCAGAATTAGAAATGCTAAAAGCACGTGAAAATGGAGACTTTCATTTGATTAAGCATTGGGAAAGAGAAGCAGCGTTTCACGGTTCCGGTCACTATTTACACACAATTTTCTGGCGTATTATGAGCCCGCATGGCGGGGGTATACCATCAGATCATCTAAGCAGAGCGATATATAACACATTTGGAAGCTTTGAAAAATTTAAAAACCAATTCTCCGAAGCAGCAAAAAATGTTGAAGCTGTTGGTTGGGCGATTCTCGTTTGGGCACCCCGATCCCATCGTTTAGAGATTTTAACAGCTGAAAAGCATCAGAATCTGACTCAATGGGATGTTATTCCGCTGCTTGTTCTAGATGTTTGGGAACATGCCTACTACCTGCAATATAAAAATGAACGAGCTAAATATATTGATAATTGGTGGAAAATCGTGAATTGGAGAGAAGTGGAGCAACGATACAATCAAGCAAAAACAATTGTGTGGCACCCATTTTAA
- a CDS encoding PhoX family protein, translating into MRKKPVTLGLSLAIMASSAFPAIASAASNDQTSPLDNLKPVQSVEFNSMKAPSTIENMVKNYTEATMKITYKDGSVKEKPLNYHSLFLSKDKIVENKGEMIAAGTPIDAKGNPIVDRSVPDQPSNFVSDAPDSNSLLHAGGKSFIVSHYEYDSQDNAGNKISGLPASMTLTQVDRNQDNGELTVNNAKKIDFSNVNGLWIPCNGSTSPWGTHLGSEEYEPDARAFETNPTSQAHKDVSNFANYYFGDKSKANPYFYGWIPEISVDSSGNASAVKHYSTGRFSHEVMQVLPDNKTALFGDDGGNTMMFMYVADEEKDFSAGTLYAAKFDQTSSENGGAGDLKWIKLGHASDKEVKSIIDKGTKFSDIFDTASEPTDGYKAVKTAASKNVEYLKVKPGMEKAAAFLESRRYGALLGATSEFNKMEGIAVNKKDKKAYVAMSYVEGSMKKEEGSIRDDIQLPERKSGVTYQLDLSGSQNDIDSDYVPSAMKGLVVGQDLPKPDAYGNTADPNKVAGPDNISFSDDLNTLFIGEDSSHHTNNFVWAYNVKTKKLSRILSVPAGAEATGLRADADVEDSRYILSNFQHPGEDLDGKQITAVDKAKLEEEMKRTIGIMETGGVGYLSGLPSPNPLSK; encoded by the coding sequence ATGAGGAAAAAACCAGTAACTTTAGGCCTGTCTTTGGCTATTATGGCATCCAGTGCATTTCCCGCAATCGCCTCGGCTGCCAGCAATGATCAAACGTCACCACTTGACAACCTTAAACCGGTTCAAAGTGTTGAGTTTAATTCAATGAAAGCTCCAAGCACGATTGAAAATATGGTGAAGAATTACACAGAAGCAACCATGAAAATTACTTACAAAGATGGCAGTGTCAAAGAAAAACCACTAAACTATCATTCGCTCTTTTTATCAAAAGACAAAATTGTAGAAAATAAAGGCGAAATGATTGCTGCGGGTACTCCTATTGATGCGAAAGGCAATCCAATTGTAGACAGAAGTGTTCCAGATCAACCATCCAATTTTGTATCTGATGCTCCTGACTCCAATAGCCTCCTTCATGCCGGTGGAAAATCTTTTATTGTTTCTCATTATGAGTACGATTCACAGGACAATGCCGGAAACAAAATTTCTGGATTACCGGCATCCATGACCCTTACTCAGGTTGATCGAAATCAGGACAATGGCGAGCTAACTGTTAATAATGCCAAAAAAATCGATTTTTCTAATGTAAATGGTCTATGGATTCCTTGTAATGGTTCTACGTCACCGTGGGGCACTCATCTTGGTTCAGAAGAATATGAACCAGACGCACGCGCTTTTGAAACGAATCCAACCTCACAAGCACATAAAGATGTTTCAAACTTTGCTAATTATTACTTTGGGGATAAATCTAAAGCAAACCCATACTTTTATGGATGGATTCCAGAAATTTCCGTTGACTCTTCCGGCAATGCATCGGCTGTAAAACACTACAGCACAGGAAGATTTTCTCATGAAGTCATGCAGGTTTTACCTGACAACAAAACGGCCTTATTTGGTGATGATGGCGGAAACACGATGATGTTTATGTATGTAGCAGATGAAGAAAAAGATTTTTCTGCCGGGACACTCTATGCAGCCAAATTTGATCAAACAAGCTCTGAAAATGGCGGAGCAGGCGATTTAAAATGGATAAAGCTTGGTCATGCATCCGATAAAGAAGTGAAATCGATCATTGATAAGGGTACTAAGTTCAGTGATATTTTTGATACTGCTTCCGAACCGACTGATGGTTATAAGGCGGTCAAAACAGCAGCAAGCAAAAATGTCGAGTACCTTAAAGTCAAACCTGGAATGGAAAAAGCCGCTGCTTTCCTAGAGTCTCGCAGATATGGGGCATTGCTGGGCGCAACCTCCGAATTTAATAAAATGGAAGGCATCGCCGTCAATAAAAAAGATAAAAAAGCATATGTGGCAATGTCTTATGTAGAGGGAAGCATGAAAAAAGAGGAAGGCAGTATCCGAGACGATATTCAACTTCCTGAACGTAAATCAGGTGTCACCTATCAGTTGGATTTAAGCGGTTCGCAAAATGACATCGATAGCGATTATGTTCCATCAGCCATGAAAGGACTAGTCGTAGGACAGGACTTGCCGAAACCTGATGCCTATGGTAATACAGCAGATCCAAATAAAGTAGCTGGTCCTGACAATATCAGCTTCTCAGACGATTTAAATACGTTATTCATCGGTGAAGACAGCTCGCATCACACGAATAACTTTGTATGGGCGTATAATGTTAAAACCAAAAAACTATCAAGAATTCTTTCCGTTCCGGCTGGAGCAGAAGCAACAGGCTTAAGAGCGGATGCCGATGTTGAGGATTCCCGTTATATCTTAAGTAACTTTCAACATCCAGGTGAAGACCTTGATGGAAAACAAATTACTGCAGTCGACAAAGCCAAATTAGAAGAAGAAATGAAAAGAACCATTGGCATCATGGAGACTGGTGGAGTTGGCTATCTGTCTGGATTGCCTTCACCAAACCCACTATCAAAATAA
- a CDS encoding polysaccharide deacetylase family protein, which yields MSKIERTKKETQILEEDYFMGNTSKKQITLTFDDEPVNRYTPQDLKILREKGVKATLFVVGESKEISPELRPLRPNSGLCWFTYIPGTAFIRKEIGSFLFSHYIFAC from the coding sequence ATGAGCAAAATAGAAAGGACAAAAAAGGAAACACAGATCTTAGAGGAAGATTATTTTATGGGTAATACAAGTAAGAAGCAAATTACCCTTACTTTTGATGACGAACCGGTTAACCGTTATACTCCGCAAGATTTAAAAATCTTAAGAGAAAAAGGGGTTAAAGCTACTTTATTTGTGGTTGGAGAGAGCAAAGAAATATCCCCTGAACTTAGGCCTTTAAGGCCGAATTCAGGGTTGTGCTGGTTCACTTACATTCCGGGAACTGCGTTTATTAGGAAGGAGATTGGTTCCTTCCTTTTTTCTCATTACATTTTTGCATGCTAG
- a CDS encoding GerAB/ArcD/ProY family transporter, whose amino-acid sequence MIEKGKISAFQMALIMYPTITATALLTIPGITGKYAERDMWISPILGSINGFFTVFILYQLHKLYPKESIIQYSEHIIGRFLGKILGFVYLFFLLHSGSIILREYSTFVSVSFLQTTPPFVIIGGMVLVCAFAVRGGIEVLGRAAGLFVPVFLLLPLIVALLLLKDFDPKNMLPIMEHGMVPSIMGAAAPQVWFGQTFLISMLFPFLSDRDKGMKWSTILVVTIMVNLTITNMLSVFLFGGTASGYAYPLFTAIRFITIATFFEHLESFTIAIWITGIFIKISLFYYALVLGAAQWLKLSDYRPIVFPFGFLLTVLGCHWVAPNFNILNQFLVIIYPFYGTLLMTLIPALLLLIVMVRKKKRIKEQIPNQSAH is encoded by the coding sequence ATGATTGAAAAAGGTAAAATTTCGGCATTTCAAATGGCACTTATTATGTACCCAACAATAACAGCAACTGCTCTTCTCACCATTCCAGGCATTACCGGTAAGTATGCGGAGCGTGATATGTGGATCTCTCCTATTTTAGGGTCTATTAATGGCTTTTTTACAGTGTTTATCCTGTATCAGTTACATAAGCTCTATCCCAAGGAATCCATCATTCAATACAGCGAACATATTATCGGCAGGTTTTTGGGAAAGATACTGGGATTTGTCTATTTGTTCTTTCTTCTCCATTCTGGCAGCATTATATTAAGAGAATATTCAACGTTTGTAAGTGTTTCCTTTTTGCAAACAACACCGCCATTTGTAATTATTGGAGGAATGGTTTTGGTCTGTGCATTTGCTGTGCGCGGCGGTATAGAAGTGCTTGGAAGAGCTGCTGGCTTGTTCGTTCCGGTTTTTCTCCTTCTGCCGCTGATTGTAGCCTTACTCCTCTTGAAGGATTTTGACCCAAAGAATATGTTACCGATTATGGAGCATGGTATGGTGCCATCGATCATGGGGGCAGCTGCACCACAGGTATGGTTTGGGCAAACTTTCCTCATCTCTATGCTTTTTCCCTTTTTATCCGATCGTGATAAAGGAATGAAATGGAGTACGATCTTGGTGGTTACAATTATGGTTAACTTAACGATTACCAATATGTTATCTGTTTTCCTATTTGGAGGAACGGCAAGTGGTTATGCCTATCCGTTGTTTACCGCTATTCGATTCATTACTATTGCAACTTTCTTCGAGCACCTTGAATCATTCACAATTGCAATATGGATTACTGGGATATTTATCAAAATATCATTATTCTATTATGCACTCGTACTAGGAGCGGCCCAATGGTTAAAACTTTCGGACTACAGACCAATCGTATTTCCATTTGGCTTTCTATTGACTGTGCTTGGCTGTCATTGGGTAGCCCCTAACTTTAACATACTTAACCAATTCCTCGTAATCATTTATCCTTTTTATGGGACCTTGCTGATGACTTTGATCCCTGCATTGTTACTGCTTATTGTGATGGTTAGGAAGAAAAAACGCATCAAGGAGCAAATTCCGAACCAATCCGCACATTAA